One Poecilia reticulata strain Guanapo linkage group LG19, Guppy_female_1.0+MT, whole genome shotgun sequence genomic window carries:
- the clrn3 gene encoding clarin-3 has protein sequence MPSSTKILYFVLSALLTAISVGLLGFAMSTTWSKTVMDCEGSGTTGSAEITMGLFNGKLTRNSCPSFGSEDSFSVFPXLLRIEVTPRVLHGLCLGLLGLCFLTSALSILVSLYNSVSNPYETYMGPNGVYTCSSISAFSSVLVLIIYVLNHILTKMQEELVPSIAXIPATSVTLTQKKLEVKLGYFLLIPYAVLSLLAILLIYLYD, from the exons atgcCATCTTCAACAAAgattctgtattttgttttgagcGCGCTGCTCACTGCCATTTCTGTCGGTTTGCTTGGTTTTGCCATGTCCACGACATGGTCTAAAACGGTAATGGATTGCGAAGGATCTGGGACCACTGGAAGTGCAGAAATAACGATGGGCCTTTTCAATGGAAAGTTAACAAGAAACTCCTGCCCCAGCTTTGGCAGTGAGGATTCATTTTCAG TGTTTCCAGMATTGTTACGTATAGAAGTGACTCCTCGGGTTCTCCACGGTCTGTGTTTGGGCCTGCTGGGTTTGTGTTTCCTGACTTCTGCCCTGAGCATCCTTGTCTCACTCTACAACAGCGTCAGTAACCCTTACGAGACCTACATGGGCCCTAACGGGGTTTACACCTGCTCCTCCATCAGCG cGTTCTCGTCTGTTCTGGTCCTCATCATTTACGTGCTGAACCACATTCTGACCAAAATGCAAGAGGAGTTGGTTCCCAGCATTGCTGASATTCCAGCTACTTCCGTGACGCTGACTCAAAAAAAGCTGGAGGTGAAGCTTGGGTATTTCCTGCTCATCCCTTACGCGGTGCTCTCTCTGCTGGCCATCTTGCTCATCTACCTGTACGAC